Genomic DNA from Desulfonema ishimotonii:
TGCGGAGATCATGACCCGGCCCGACATCCATATTCAGGAACAGGAACTGCTGACCGGGGCCGTGGCGCTGATGCTTGAAAAGGGGGTTAAGCGCCTGCCGGTGGTGGATGCCTGGGGACGCCTGACCGGCGTTCTCTCCCGCATGGACATTTTTCAGACCATTGCCAGGGAATCGCCCGACTGGGATGCGATCCGCCAGCGGAACGTCAGGGTCGGCAACCTTCACTTTGTGTCCGACATCATGCGCCGGGACACCCAAACGGTTCAGCCCGGCACATCGGTGGAAGAGGTGATCCGTGTCATTGACTCGGACGATATTCAGCGTGTGGCGGTTGTGGATGAGAAGGGCTGTTTTCAGGGGCTGATCTCGGACGGCGATCTCCTGTCCGCCTTTTCCGGGGACGAGCCGGGGATGCTGGCGTTTCTGACGCGCCTGATTCCGTTTGCCGAAAAGAAAAAGCGGCAGGCGGAGCTGAGCCGGAAACTCCGGGGCAAAACAGCGGCAGAGGTGATGCGAACCGACCGGATAACGGTCCGGGAGGACACCCGCATTGACGAGGCTATCGCCCTGATGACGGAAAAGGAGTTAAAGCGCCTGACCGTGGTGGATGCGGACGGGAAATTCAAGGGTCTGATCAGTCGGGACGCCCTCCTGCGGGCGGGGTTTTCAGAATCTTAGGGCGCGGCGGGCCACCGGTTTTTGAAACAGCCCCGGCGGCGGGCGCGAAACCGGATTCGTGTTTTCACCGGCAGGGGGAAACAGAAAATTCTCCGGATCATCTGCCATTCAGAAGGCGGGAAAGGCCTCCGGCCGGGTGAACATCAGGCCGAAGCGATAGCCGCCGTCGGGAAGCCGCTTGACCCAGACCAGGCTGGCCCGGTGATAATGGGGCTGCCCGCTCATTTCAAAGCGCATTTCAAAGGGCAGATCCTCGTCCGTTTCAAAGCTGATGCCGCCGTCTGAAATGTTCACAGCCCTGGCCTCAATGACATCGAAATCTGCGATAAATTCGATATGCGTCCGAATTTCTTTTCGCGCCGACCGCTGTGCCATGTTTGTAACCGAATTGTCCGATCCGGCTTTCAATTCCGCGTTTTCGGCCTCAAGGACTGAAACACGCGCCCGCATTTCTTCCAGTTCTCTGATCAGCTGGGTTTTATTTTTTCGGTCATCTTTCATCTGAACCTCTTTCACGTTGACTGTTAATGTTCACCATCTGTGAAATCACAGCGCAGCGCTGAAGCTGAAGCCCGGCTCACAGCCTCTGTTTCATCGTATTGAAGCCGACTTTTTGAATTCGCGGAAATGACGAAACCGGAAAATTGCAGCTCTCCCCAGGCGCCTTTATGCCTGTAAAAGCGACCATTTCTCCTGTCCGGGCAATACCGGTTTTCATAAAAATGACGTTACCGAAAGGAAATGGCCTGATTTTTTCAGAACGGGGATCGTTTGTCTGCTTAATGCGCTTTACCTGAAAATATGTAAACATCACTGAATTATCAAGCAAAAAAATGATAGTTTTTATTTATTGATGTGCGGTTTAGCGAAAGGGATCGCACAGATTCACGGGAAAGCACGCATTTTCCGGCCTCTTTATCGTCCCAGCGCTCTGCGTCAATGCCATTAAGTTAAGGATCAGGGATTTCATAAATTCCGCGTTTCGTGTAGGGGCAGGCCCCCGTGCCTGCCCTGCCCGCACGGGAACGGCGGATTTTGTCTCCCGTAAAATTCGTATATTATCCGGTCCTTATTCCCTAACTTAATGGCATTGGCGCTCTGCGTCGGAACGATGAATTAGGGAAACCACCCGTTTCAAAACGATGGGACGGGGTTACGTCCCCGTCGGATATGACCGCCGATTTGCAGCGTCAGAAGTTCGGCGGGGACGTAACCCCGCCCTACCGTTCCAATATCCGTTTGCGAATTTATGCCTTCCGACGCACATTCCAGTCTCTCCGTCGTTCCAGCGCTCCAGCGTTATCGTTCCAACGCTCTGCGTTGGAATGCCCGACCGGACGCTCCTGCGTCCCGTCACATGACGCGGGAGCGTCGGAGTTGCCCGTTCCAACGCAGAGCGTTGGAACGATGAGTAACAGGGTGATATACTACACGCCCGCCCCATCCCCCCGCTGGCCGAGATGCCAGGCCACAAACCGGTCCAGCGAGGTGATGGCCGAGCGGATATCGCTGTAGACCGGCAGGCCGTTCTCCTCCAGAACCGAGACAAAATCCTGATAATACCGACCCGCATTGACGGAAATCACCATCGGCTTGGGATACTTTTCGCTCAGCGCCACCAGCCGGTTGGCCAGACTGTCAAGATCACGGCAGGTGTCGGGCAGGGTTTTCAGGGTGTTGGTGTGGGGAACGACCGAGACGAAGACGCAATCCACGTTCGGGTCTCCCAGAACGGCTTCCACAAAATCCGCGTACATCCGGTCATCGGCCATGGGGGTGATGTCGAGGAAGGCGGAACCGGTGTCGATGAGGCCGGTGGTGTCGAGCTGCCGGAGTCGCTGTGCCGTGGCCTGCGCAAGATCGGCCTGGCGCAGGTGAATGAGGGCGTCAGCCCCCACGGCGGATTCAAATCCCGCGTTGACCACCCCGGCCACCCGGCTGCCGACCGGGATTCTGCGGCTCATCAGCGAAAAGACCCTGACGAGATCGTAGTGGGTTTCAATATTTTCCACCAGAATAACCCCGGCCTGGCGGCAGGCGGCCCGGAACACATCGTAGCTGCCGGACATGGAGGCGGTGTGGGAGGCCGTGACCTTTGCCCCGGCGTCGGTCTTTCCGGCCTTGTACACGATGATGGGTTTGGAGATGCTGCGGGCCAGCTGGAAAAATTGCCGCCCCTCGCCCGGATCAAGTCCCTCCGCATAGAGGGCGAGCAGATCAACGCCCGGCCTGTCGGCAAAATAGGCCATGAGGTCGGTGAGCTTTACATCGTATTTGTTGCCGAAACTGACCACCGATCTGAGCAGGCCGGAATTCTGAAACTTGTCAATGGCCGTGACCGAAAAGGCCCCGCTCTGGGTCAGCAGCACCGTGTTGGCCCGTGGCGAACTCCTGAGATCAAGCCGCTCCTCCTCGATGAACAGGGTGTTCACCCCCCTGTTCTCACCTTCCGGGGCGTGAAATACCCCCATGCAGTTGGGACCGATGATACGGGTTGTTCCCGGCGTGATTGCGTCAAGGCGGGCGGTAAACCCGGCGTAGTCCATGTCGGACGGAATGCCGGGAATCAGGATCACCGCCTTGGGGGCGTCGGTGCCCGGATGGCGCAGAAAATTTTCCACATACCGGGCCGGGGCCGCGTAGACCAGCAGATCCGGCGCTCTGGGAAGTTCTGACAGGTTGCGGTAAAGGGGATAGACGGTCCGGTCGAACACCACCTCGCCGCCCCTGGGGTTGAGCAGCCAGAGATCGTCCCGCCCCATGTCGTGGAGCTGCCGGGCGATAATCCGGCCCAGGCTTGATTTGTCCGGGTTGGCCGAGACACCGACCACGGCAATTCCGTCCGGGGCGAAGAATCCCTCCAGATGATCGGTGTTGACCGGCGGTACCGATTTCTCTTCCGCCCCGGCCGGCGCAAACCGGGCAAAGCCGTCCACGGCCACAAACCGGTTGTCCGCCGTGATGACAAAGGGGTTGATGTCCAGCGCCCGGATGATGAACCGGGGCCGGGGGGCGGCAACAAACGAATAGTGCCAGGCGAGGCGACTGAGCAGCGAGGCCGCAGTGGCAAAATGTTCCAGATATTCGGGATGCCCGATCTCCTCGAACTTGTAGCGGATGTTGAGGCCGGAAACCAGCTTCATGGCCCGGGAGGTGTCCAGAGGGGGCAGGAAGAGGTTGGCCGGGTCATAGTACCGGGCAAAGAACTCGGCATCCTCCCCGCCCTTGCTCAGGGTCAGCACCGGCCCGAAGGCGTCATCCTCCCTGAATCCGAGCAGCACTTCGTAGCCGAGGGCCTGGGTGTGGGGGATGTACTCTGTCAGCAGAAATCCCCGGATATCGGGCGGATCGTCGTCCGGAAAATGGGAAAGCACCTCTTCGCGCATCCGGTGCAGGAGGAACTGAATAAAGAGCGGCTCGCGGTTCCGTACCTTTCTGACCCCGCCCAGCTTCTGCTTGTGGGCAATGTCCGGCGATACGATTTTCAGGACGATGCGGTGGTTGAAGCGATGCAGCAGGGCGTCATCCACCGCGTCCGGGTGTTCGACAAACACAAACCGGGGCGTTTCCAGGCCGATAACTTTCAGAATCCGGTAGATCTCGTGTTCATATAAAATCTCTCTGCCGTCGGACCGGGCGGCGTCCAGGATGCGGTCAATCCGCCCCAGGGTCTCCTTTGAAAACAGCATGGTATTCCTCCTTGTTCCGGTTGCCGATCTTTGGAAGCTGTTTTAAAAATCCTTTCGGAGTGCAAAAGTAAAGTCCCCGAAGGGGACGATCTTTTGCAAAATTTGCGAAAAACCGGCCTTCGGCCTCAGTTTTCGCACTCCGTTTCCGAGTCGCCGGTATTTTTAAAACAGCTTCCTGAGGTGATTTTGTTTATTCCGACAAATCACCCAAAGCCACGGAATGCGCTTCTGTTTTCATAGGCATTCGTTTCTTTTTTTGCAAGATGAATCCCCTTTTTCTTCGTTCCCACGTTCCTGCGTTGGAATGCCGGACCGGACGCTCTGCGTCCCGTCCGGCAAAATTGTCCGAACTCTGATTCGTCTGATTTTTGTGATGGACAGGATTACGGCGGGGGTCCGAACCGCAAAAACAGGGTTTTTGCACTCTTTTTCTCGTTCCAACGCTCTGCGTTGGAATGCCGGACCGGACGCTCTGCGTCCTGTCACGCGACGCTGGAGCGTCGGGATTGCCCGTTCCCACGCAGAGCGAGGGAACGAGATGACTTGTGTGCATAGACTATGCGTTTCGCACGGCGTACAAAACGCGGGACACTCCGGCGACAGCTGCCCCTGCGCTCCGGTATGCCCGCCTTTTCTGAGTTATTGCCTTGACACATCCCCCCCCTTTCACTATTTTTCAGGAACTGTAAATCAGATGCCGATGGTATGCGGTCAGCGCTACCCCTTTTCTGATACCACCTTCTGAACCGGAACAGATTGAAACTTCTATGGAAATTATCATTACCATTATCCCCGTCTTTGCCGTCATCGGGCTGGGCTGGCTGGTGCAGCGAAAGGGCTTTATCCCCCCGGAATTTCTGGGACCGGCCAACCGGCTGGTCTACTATCTGGCCATTCCGGCCATGATCTTCCGATCCATCAGCAAGGGGTCTTTGAAAACCGACTTTAACCCAAGCGTGCTGGGCCTCACCCTGCTCCCGATCCTTCTCCTCTTCCTGGTGGCCTGGGGCGTGGGCAAGGCAGGCCATATCCGGCGGGAACAGTTCGGCACCTTTATGCAGAGCTCCTTTCACGGCAACCTGGGCTACATCGGCCTGGCGGTGGCCTTTTATTTTCTCGGTGAAAAGGGACTGGCCAGCGCAAGCATCCTTGCGGGATTTATCATGATCCTTCAGAATTTTCTGGCGGTCGTCGCCCTCCAGCTCCACAACGGCGACACGTCCGGTCATCACATAAAGGATATGCTCGTCAGAATACTCAACAACCCGGTCATTGTATCGGCCCTGGCGGGCATCCTCTGGTCGCTGTCGGGACTTCCGCTGCCCACAGTGGTCCGCCGGAGCCTCGACATCATCAGCAACATGGCCCTGCCTCTGGCCCTGCTGCTCATCGGCGCGTCGCTCTCCTTTCACACCCTGCGCGACCGGCAATTCTCCATTCTGTCGGCCTGTCTGATGAAGCTGATCCTCCTGCCGGGGCTGGGGATTCTCCTCTACCGGCTATGGGGCATTTCCCCGCAACTCTATCTCCCCGGCCTGATTCTCCTGGCCTCCCCCACAGCCACCATCGCCTATGTCATGGCCCGGGAGATGAACGGCGATCAGGACTTTGCCGTGGGCGCCATCTCCGCCACCACCCTGCTTTCCGCCATCACCTTCTCCGTATGGCTTCAGGTAACCGTATAACCTCCCCGTTAATGGCTCATGAACCGAAACCATAACCTCATTCCAGGAAAAGACCATGAAACTCAATTTTTCCCAGGCACTGATTACCGGAGGGGCCGGATTTATCGGCTCTCATATTGCCGACGCCCTGCTGTCTGAAAACTGCACGGTACGGATTCTCGACAACCTGTCCAGCGGCAGTCTCACCAACATGGAACATATGCGGGACCGGATCACCTTCTTTGAAGATGATATCCGGGATATGGACAGTCTGACCCGTGCGGCAGAGGGGTGTGATGTAATCTTTCATGAGGCGGCCGTGGTCTCCGTTCCCCAGACCGTTGAAGATCCCCTGACATCGGCCCGGGTCAACGATATGGGAACGCTTCAGGTTCTTGAGGCCGCCCGCCGGGCCGGTGTAAAGCGGGTGGTGCTGGCCAGTTCATCGGCGGTCTACGGCGACGACCCGGAAATGCCAAAGCGCGAGGCAATGGCGCCCGGACCGCTCAGCCCTTACGCCGTTCAGAAGCTTACCGGCGAGTACTACGCCCGCCTTTACAACGATCTCTACGGCCTGGAAACCGTCTGCCTCCGCTATTTCAACGTCTACGGTCCGCGTCAGGATCCGTCCTCCGCCTATTCCGGGGTTATCTCCATCTTTATGAGCAGGGCCTTTGCCGGGGTAAGCCCGCTCATCTACGGCGACGGTCAGCAGAGCCGGGATTTCGTCTTTGTCAGAGACGTGGTCCGGGCCAACCTGCTGGCAGCCTGCGTACCCGGCGCCGCCGGGAAATGCTTTAACGTGGGGATCGGCAGCTGTGTCACCATCAACCGCCTCTGGGAGATAATCGCCTGCATGTCCGGGCTGGAACTGTCTCCGGAATACGCCCCCCCCCGCGCCGGGGATATCCGCGAATCCCTCTCCGACATCGGGCAGGCAAAAGAGATTCTGGGCTTTGCGCCGGAATTTACCTTTGAAAAAGGCCTTGAAATTACGTTAAAATGGTATAACGAAAAATAGGGCGGAGAGCAATCTGTTCTTCAATACGCTGAGTTAAAGATGAAATCCGCCGGATGTTAATCCTCCGAAAAACGGTTTGGGCAGCTCAGGATCAGATTGTCGTACAGGGACAGGCCCCGTGCCTGCCCTGTCCGGGTAAACACGGGGGCTTCCCCCTGTGATCTGAACAATTTATCTCATCTGTGTTCCTCAGCCTGTTTCACAACACTTTTGAACGAAAAGCGAGGTTTTGTTACATGGGTTTTGAATTTAAAACCGCACTGGTTACCGGTGCAGCCGGATTTATCGGCTTTCATCTCTCCAAACGCCTTCTGGAAGACGGTTTCCATGTGGTCGGCCTGGACAACCTGAACGACTATTATGATGTCCGCTACAAGGAAAGCCGCCTTGAGCATCTTCGGCCCTTTCCGAACTTCACCTTCTGCCGCACCGACCTGGCCGACCGGGCGGAAATGGAGACATTGTTTCGGGCGCATTCCATAGATGTGGTTGTCAATCTCGCAGCCCAGGCCGGGGTGCGCTACTCTCTGAAAAATCCCCACTCCTATGTGGAATCCAATCTGATCGGGTTTGTCAACCTCCTGGAATGCTGCCGCCACAACAGCGTGAAACACCTGGTCTTTGCCTCCTCCAGCTCGGTTTACGGCGCAAACACCCGGATGCCTTTTTCCGTCCACGACAATGTGGACCATCCGGTCTCCCTTTACGCGGCCACCAAAAAGTCCAATGAACTGCTGGCCCACACCTACAGCCACCTGTACGGCCTGCCCTGTACCGGTCTCCGCTTTTTCACGGTCTACGGTCCCTGGGGCCGCCCGGACATGGCGATGTTTCTCTTCACCCGCGCCATCCTCGAAGATCAGCCCATCAAAATCTTCAACCACGGTAAAATGAAACGGGATTTCACCTATATCGACGACATCACGGAGGGGGTTGTCCGGGTGATGGGCAGACTGCCCGAACCCGATCCCGCATGGAACGGCGACGCCCCCGACCCCGGCACCTCCTACGCACCCTACCGGATTTACAATATCGGCAACAACACCCCGGTTGAACTGATGGAATTTATCAGGGTGATTGAAAAGGTTCTGGGCAAAACCGCCAAAAAAGAGTACATGGACCTTCAGCCAGGCGATGTGCCGGGCACATATGCCGACATTGAAGACCTGATCCGGGATACGGGGTTTAAACCGGCGACGCCCCTGAAAACCGGGATCACCCGTTTTGTGGAATGGTACAAAGCCTGGCATCACTGCAAATAGGCGGAGAGAATGGGCAGTGTCTGACGTTTCTGTGTTCACCCCGGAAACCGCTGTTTTTCAAAAATACCGTCATACCTGAAAAAGCAGGCATCCGGTCCGTATGGCGATGGATTCCCGCTTTCACGGGAACGATGGCAGGCGTATCTCCCCGATTTTCAAAAATGAACGGCGTATAATCATTGATTTCTGATAACCGTTCCGGGAAACGGACGGTTATTGCTGTGATTTTGTCTGAAATGTACAGGCGCGGCGCTTCTGCACACCGATGAACCGCACGATTTACAACAACGGAGAGCATATAGGTTGTAAAGGTTGTTCTCATGGTAATGAAAAACACGGACCGCCGGGAATCCGGTTCTCAGAAAAAGGAAAACAAAGACTGCGGTCTGCCGCACAGCAGGGGCGACATCATTCAGGCACAGTCGTCCGTTTTCTGTGAAATCGGCAGAATTCTCACCTCTTCTCTGGACCCGCAGGAGGTCTTCCGGCGGGTCATGGCTGTTGTCTTAAAATATTTTTCCCCTCAGAACTGGTCCCTGCTGATGGCCGATCAGGAAACCGGGCAAATGCGGTTTGAGATCGCAATGGGGGTGGACGAAAAAAAACTCAGCAATTTCTGCCTTAAAAAAGCCGAAGGCATCGTCGGATGGGTCTGCATGAACAACCAGCCGCTGGTGGTGCCGGATGTGAGAAAAGACCTGCGCTTCAGCCCCCGCGTGGACCAGCTTCTGGGGTTTGAAACCCGTTCCGTCATCTGCATTCCGGTGCGAAACGCCCATAATCAGGTCATCGGCGCCATTGAACTGATCAATAAGATCGGCCACGGGCCTGAAAATGCCGTCCGGGAATTTACCGAGGCGGATCTCTCCATACTGTCCGCCATCGGGGCTTTTACGGGCATTGCAGCCGAGAATGCCCATCTTCATCAGAAAATCAGAAAACTGGCCATTGCGGATGCGCTGACCGGTTTATACAATCGCCACTATTTTTATGAAATGTTTCAACACAAAACAGAGCGGGCCAGGCGACATGGCAGCAGTGTCTGTCTGATGATGATGGATGTTGACGGGCTGAAGGGGATCAACGACAGCCACGGCCACCTTGTCGGCGACCGGGTGCTGTGCGAGGTTGCCGATATCCTGACATCATCGGCCCGCAAGTCCGATATCGTCGCCCGGCTGGGCGGCGACGAATTCGTGGTTCTCCTTCCCGTATCGGAGGCATCTCACGGCAGAATGCTGTCAGAGCGGATTCAGCAAAAAATCACAGAATGGAACCGGGACGCCCCGATTCCCGGCATAACGCTCGGCCTCAGTATCGGCATTTTCGCTTCTGCCACCGCCACCATGACCGATATGTTTGAAAAAGCCGATCAGCACCTCTATTCCCGGAAAGCCCTCAGACAAAGGGGCTGCGCCGGGCATTGTTCCCACCCCCGACCCGGATGACACGCCATGAAGCATAAACTTCTGATTGTCGAAGACGAAAACTCCCTTGCCAAACAGATGAAATGGGGGCTGAGCCAGACCTATGAGGTCATTATCGCAAACACCGTGGAACAGGCGCGCCAGTTGCTTGAGACCGGCGCGTTTCCCGTGGCGGTTCTCGACCTGGGCCTGCCCCCGGCCCCCGATTCCCCCCGGGAAGGGTTTGGCATCCTGGCCTCCGTGCCCACCATTTCGCCGCATACCAAGGTGATCGTTGTCACCGGAAATGCGGAGCAGGAGAACGCTATGAAGGCCATTGATCTGGGGGCTGCGGACTTCTGCGCCAAGCCCATTGATCTGGAGATGCTGCGGGTGATCCTGAAGCGGACGTTTAAAATCCACGAGCTGGAGGCGGCCAACCGGAAGCTGCGCCAGGCGTGCGAAACAGGCAGCGCCATGTGCGGTATGCTGGGCATCTCGCCGGCCATGACCCGTCTGTCTGAGGTGATCCGCCAGGTCAGTCCCACGGATTATCCGGTGCTGATCCGGGGCGAAAGCGGGACCGGAAAGGAGATGGCCGCCCGCGCCATCCACCTGCTGAGCCACCGTGAGCGGGAGCCGATGATCCCCATCAACTGCGGCGCAATTCCCGGCAACCTGCTGGAAAGTGAGTTGTTCGGCCATGAGAAGGGCGCGTTTACAGGGGCACACCAGCGGAAAATCGGGCGGCTTGAGCAGGCCCGCAAGGGGACGGTGCTGCTGGATGAGATCGGCGATATGCCCCCGGAGCTTCAGATCAGGCTCCTCCGTTTCCTTCAGGAGGGGACCATCGAGCGGGTGGGCGGTACGGAAATACTCCGACCGGATGTGCGGATCATCGCCGCCACCCATGTCAACCTTGAGGCTGCCATTGAGGCGGGCCGGTTCCGGGAAGATCTGTTTTACCGTCTCAATGTGGTGCCGGTGATGATTCCGCCGCTGCGGGAGCGGCAGGCGGATATCCTGCTGATCGCCAATCACTTTATCCGGGAGGAGGCGCAAAAGCTGAAACGGGGTCAGGTCAGACTGTCGCCGGCGGCAGCCACAGCCCTCACCGCCCACTCCTGGCCGGGCAATATCCGCGAGCTTCAGAACTGCATCTACCGGGCAATGGCGATCTCTTCAGCGGGCGTGATCCGGCCCGCCGACCTGGGACTGCCCGATGTCGCAGAACCGTCTGAAATGCCCCGGCAGCTTCCCACCATCAAAGAGGCCCGAAAAGCGGCAGAGCATCAGGCCATTCTTCAGGCCCTGGCAACGACCCGTCATAATATCAGCCAGGCCGCCAAACTCCTGGGAATCAGCCGCCCCACCCTCCATGACCTGCTCAAAAAACATGGGATAAAGCGGTAGTCCTTCAATTCGGAAATTCATCCCCCCGGAGTCCGCTGCGCCAATCGAATTCATGTTTCCCGGATTTCAGACGCCGGAGCTGAAATCACTATCGTTTCAGGGGTTTCAACCGCCATGTAGGGTGGGCACAACGCTTTATCGTGCCCACCCTACTGTCTCGGCGTCAGCACCCAGCTTCGTGCAAAAGGTGGGACACACCCCGCCTTGCCGGGTCCACCGGGACTCCGCCACGCCGTCACATCCGGGGCGGGATTGCCGGAAACCGTTGGCCACAAAAAAACGTGCCCACCCTACTGCCCGGAATCAGCACCCAGCTTCGTGCAAAAAATGGGACATACCCGAATGCGGATACGCATCTGACAGAATCAGATGCCATAAGACAGCAATCTCTTTTATTACTCCGAAAGGTGACTTTAGCCCGCCGAAGGCGCTTGCCCGTAGTTTAAAACCACCGTCTTTCAGACGCATTATCTTTCAGTCCGCCGATTTTCAGGCCATCGGCTTTCAGCTGGTGGCGGTTGACTTTTCAGCGGAATTCGGAAAAACCTGTGGACAGCGGCCCGCATGTGGGAGTAAGAACGGCAATCTCTTTTTCAGATAAAACGGGATGATTTCGCAAGCAAGGAGATTTAATATGAAAGAGCCGATGATACGGCCCATTGCGCTGTGCGTTTTCCGCCACAAAAACCGGATACTGGTATTTGAGGGATATGACCCTGTGAAAGAAGAGGTCTTCTACCGGCCCCTGGGCGGCGGCATAGAGTTCGGGGAACACAGTTCCGAGGCGGTTGTCCGTGAGATCCGGGAGGAACTGGGCGCACCCATCTGCAATATTTCGTTTCTGGGAAGCATTGAGAATATTTTCACCTTTGACGGCAAACCGGGGCATGAGATCGTCCAGATCTACGATGCGCAGTTCTGCGATGCGTTTTTTTACGAACAGGAATATTTTGAAGCCTTTAACGACAGGGGCGAACGCTTCAAAGCCCTCTGGATGGATCTGGAGCTGTTCAAAGACGAATCCGCCCCGCTCTACCCCGACGGCCTGCTGGAAATGTTGTGGGGGGAGATGGCCGACGCGGCCCGGGGCATGAAACAGTAATTGCCGAAGGAGTACACCTGACTGATGATGAAGCCGTTTGAAACATTTCCCGACCATCTGCGGCAAAATATCCGGTACGTGCTGACCGACGTTGATGATACCCTGACCCATGAGAGCCGTCTGCCGTCCGTGGCACTGGCCGCAATGGAACGGTTGCAGGCAGCCGGCATCCGGGTGGTGCCCATCACCGGGGGGCCTGCCGGATGGTGCGATCACATGGCGCGGCTCTGGCCCGTGGACTCGGTGATCGGCGAGAGCGGGGCGTTTTATTTTACCTGTGACCGGGCCCGGAAGACCATGCGCCGGCGGTACTGGAAGTCGGAAGCGGAGCGGCATGAGGACCGGGAGAAGCTGGAGCGCATCAGAGCCCGAATCCTCAGAACAGTTCCGGGATGCCGGGTGGCAGCGGATCAGGCGTACCGGGATGCGGATCTTGCCATTGACTGCAACGGCGATGTGCCGACCCTGCCGCCGGAAGAAGTGGCAAAGATCATGGCATGTTTCCGGGACGCCGGTGCAAGGGCCAGCGTCAGCTCGATTCATGTAAACGGATGGTTCGGGGAATATGACAAGCTGGCCATGACCCGCATCCTGTTTGACGAGGTGTTCGGCGAACACCTCGACGCGGTGCGGGATTCGGTGATTTACACGGGCGACGCGCCCAATGACTGCCCCATGTTCGCCGCGTTTCCCCATGCGGTCGGGGTGGCCAATATTCTGAAATTCAAAGGAGCGCTGGATGCGGAACCGGCATGGATCACGCGCAGGCCCGGCGGATACGGTTTTGCGGAGATGGCGGATATCCTGCTGGGGTAAGCCGGGGGGGGAAAGATGTGTGTCTGAACAGGCCGGAAAGGTGAAACTTCCCGGCCTTTTGTATCTGTTTTCTGAAAAATCGGTGGTGGTTGAATCCGTTGATAACAGATACGGAACTTTGGAATTATCAGCCTGAAGCCGGGTTCGTCAGCAGGTCTGACCCATTACCTGTGATTCGGTATTACTTCATATCTGT
This window encodes:
- a CDS encoding DUF190 domain-containing protein; this translates as MTLRYSVIEIYTSEEVRCKKQVVHEAVIEYVRGLKIAARCMVVRGTDACYENGEVVTQQVMNLSYNMPVRIEIILPSAELARTLPALEEMVCEGLVGVRELSVICHKTRKRLFPRQIRVRDVMTPSPQTVTESTPADAVVRLLLSSNFTGLPVVDAGNRPVGIISQGDLLYRAKMPMRLGLLAKSGPEDLAAVLESLSGLTAAEIMTRPDIHIQEQELLTGAVALMLEKGVKRLPVVDAWGRLTGVLSRMDIFQTIARESPDWDAIRQRNVRVGNLHFVSDIMRRDTQTVQPGTSVEEVIRVIDSDDIQRVAVVDEKGCFQGLISDGDLLSAFSGDEPGMLAFLTRLIPFAEKKKRQAELSRKLRGKTAAEVMRTDRITVREDTRIDEAIALMTEKELKRLTVVDADGKFKGLISRDALLRAGFSES
- a CDS encoding PilZ domain-containing protein, encoding MKDDRKNKTQLIRELEEMRARVSVLEAENAELKAGSDNSVTNMAQRSARKEIRTHIEFIADFDVIEARAVNISDGGISFETDEDLPFEMRFEMSGQPHYHRASLVWVKRLPDGGYRFGLMFTRPEAFPAF
- a CDS encoding acetate--CoA ligase family protein is translated as MLFSKETLGRIDRILDAARSDGREILYEHEIYRILKVIGLETPRFVFVEHPDAVDDALLHRFNHRIVLKIVSPDIAHKQKLGGVRKVRNREPLFIQFLLHRMREEVLSHFPDDDPPDIRGFLLTEYIPHTQALGYEVLLGFREDDAFGPVLTLSKGGEDAEFFARYYDPANLFLPPLDTSRAMKLVSGLNIRYKFEEIGHPEYLEHFATAASLLSRLAWHYSFVAAPRPRFIIRALDINPFVITADNRFVAVDGFARFAPAGAEEKSVPPVNTDHLEGFFAPDGIAVVGVSANPDKSSLGRIIARQLHDMGRDDLWLLNPRGGEVVFDRTVYPLYRNLSELPRAPDLLVYAAPARYVENFLRHPGTDAPKAVILIPGIPSDMDYAGFTARLDAITPGTTRIIGPNCMGVFHAPEGENRGVNTLFIEEERLDLRSSPRANTVLLTQSGAFSVTAIDKFQNSGLLRSVVSFGNKYDVKLTDLMAYFADRPGVDLLALYAEGLDPGEGRQFFQLARSISKPIIVYKAGKTDAGAKVTASHTASMSGSYDVFRAACRQAGVILVENIETHYDLVRVFSLMSRRIPVGSRVAGVVNAGFESAVGADALIHLRQADLAQATAQRLRQLDTTGLIDTGSAFLDITPMADDRMYADFVEAVLGDPNVDCVFVSVVPHTNTLKTLPDTCRDLDSLANRLVALSEKYPKPMVISVNAGRYYQDFVSVLEENGLPVYSDIRSAITSLDRFVAWHLGQRGDGAGV
- a CDS encoding AEC family transporter, which translates into the protein MEIIITIIPVFAVIGLGWLVQRKGFIPPEFLGPANRLVYYLAIPAMIFRSISKGSLKTDFNPSVLGLTLLPILLLFLVAWGVGKAGHIRREQFGTFMQSSFHGNLGYIGLAVAFYFLGEKGLASASILAGFIMILQNFLAVVALQLHNGDTSGHHIKDMLVRILNNPVIVSALAGILWSLSGLPLPTVVRRSLDIISNMALPLALLLIGASLSFHTLRDRQFSILSACLMKLILLPGLGILLYRLWGISPQLYLPGLILLASPTATIAYVMAREMNGDQDFAVGAISATTLLSAITFSVWLQVTV
- a CDS encoding SDR family oxidoreductase — encoded protein: MKLNFSQALITGGAGFIGSHIADALLSENCTVRILDNLSSGSLTNMEHMRDRITFFEDDIRDMDSLTRAAEGCDVIFHEAAVVSVPQTVEDPLTSARVNDMGTLQVLEAARRAGVKRVVLASSSAVYGDDPEMPKREAMAPGPLSPYAVQKLTGEYYARLYNDLYGLETVCLRYFNVYGPRQDPSSAYSGVISIFMSRAFAGVSPLIYGDGQQSRDFVFVRDVVRANLLAACVPGAAGKCFNVGIGSCVTINRLWEIIACMSGLELSPEYAPPRAGDIRESLSDIGQAKEILGFAPEFTFEKGLEITLKWYNEK
- a CDS encoding NAD-dependent epimerase codes for the protein MGFEFKTALVTGAAGFIGFHLSKRLLEDGFHVVGLDNLNDYYDVRYKESRLEHLRPFPNFTFCRTDLADRAEMETLFRAHSIDVVVNLAAQAGVRYSLKNPHSYVESNLIGFVNLLECCRHNSVKHLVFASSSSVYGANTRMPFSVHDNVDHPVSLYAATKKSNELLAHTYSHLYGLPCTGLRFFTVYGPWGRPDMAMFLFTRAILEDQPIKIFNHGKMKRDFTYIDDITEGVVRVMGRLPEPDPAWNGDAPDPGTSYAPYRIYNIGNNTPVELMEFIRVIEKVLGKTAKKEYMDLQPGDVPGTYADIEDLIRDTGFKPATPLKTGITRFVEWYKAWHHCK